The following are encoded together in the Poseidonibacter lekithochrous genome:
- the aroA gene encoding 3-phosphoshikimate 1-carboxyvinyltransferase, with amino-acid sequence MNKFNIKKLVKPFDIEIDSIASDKSISHRCAMFSLFSNETSYIKNYLTAEDTLNTLSIVEQLGATIKRDGSTVEITPTQKLNEPSNVLDCGNSGTAMRLFCGLLASVDGAFTLSGDKYLRARPMKRVADPLRSIGANIDGRENGNKAPLFIRGVKELKPFTYHSPVDSAQVKSAMILAALRANGISRYKENELTRDHTERMLKGMGVTLENDNEGFINIHPLTGHLKPLEMTVPTDPSSGFFFAVAAAVTPNSRVLIKNVTLNPTRIEAYQVLKRMGAEVNFVEKENIYEPIGDIEIKHKELNGVVVEDNISWLIDELPALSIAMSIANGKSLVKNAKELRVKESDRIKSVVSNLEKCGVEYTEFEDGYEITGGTIKKASIDSHGDHRIAMSFAIAGTLCDMDINDTECIDTSFPNFKTILDSLY; translated from the coding sequence GTGAACAAATTTAATATTAAAAAGTTAGTTAAGCCATTTGACATAGAAATCGATTCAATTGCTAGTGATAAATCAATATCTCACAGATGTGCAATGTTTTCACTTTTTTCCAATGAAACATCTTATATTAAGAACTATTTAACAGCTGAAGATACTTTAAATACTCTAAGTATTGTTGAACAATTAGGTGCAACAATTAAAAGAGATGGATCAACAGTTGAGATTACACCAACACAGAAATTAAATGAACCAAGTAATGTTCTTGATTGTGGTAACTCTGGTACTGCAATGAGACTATTTTGTGGTTTATTAGCTTCTGTAGATGGTGCATTTACATTAAGTGGTGATAAATACTTAAGAGCTAGACCTATGAAAAGGGTCGCTGATCCTTTAAGATCAATTGGTGCAAATATTGATGGAAGAGAGAATGGAAACAAAGCTCCTTTATTTATTAGAGGTGTAAAAGAATTAAAACCATTTACATACCATTCACCAGTAGATTCAGCACAAGTAAAATCTGCAATGATTCTAGCAGCTCTTAGAGCAAATGGAATCTCTAGATATAAAGAAAATGAACTTACACGTGACCATACTGAGAGAATGTTAAAAGGTATGGGAGTTACATTAGAAAATGATAATGAAGGGTTTATAAATATTCATCCTTTAACAGGACATTTAAAACCATTAGAAATGACAGTACCTACAGATCCATCATCTGGATTTTTCTTTGCAGTAGCAGCAGCTGTTACTCCAAATTCAAGAGTACTTATTAAAAATGTGACTTTAAACCCAACAAGAATTGAAGCTTACCAAGTATTAAAAAGAATGGGAGCTGAAGTTAATTTTGTTGAAAAAGAGAATATTTATGAACCTATTGGAGATATTGAAATTAAACACAAAGAATTAAATGGTGTTGTAGTTGAAGATAATATCTCTTGGTTAATTGACGAACTTCCAGCACTATCAATTGCTATGTCAATTGCAAATGGAAAATCATTAGTTAAAAATGCAAAAGAGTTAAGAGTAAAAGAATCAGATAGAATCAAATCTGTAGTTTCTAACTTAGAAAAATGTGGTGTTGAATACACTGAATTTGAAGACGGATATGAAATTACAGGAGGAACAATAAAAAAAGCCTCAATTGATTCCCATGGAGATCACAGAATTGCAATGAGTTTTGCAATTGCTGGAACTTTATGTGATATGGATATTAACGATACGGAATGTATTGATACATCATTTCCAAATTTCAAAACAATTCTTGACTCTTTATACTAG
- the pheS gene encoding phenylalanine--tRNA ligase subunit alpha: protein MKEWIEKIENAASLEELENLRVETLGKKGVLTSEFAKMKDIPGPEKKAFAQNLNEQKALLTNAIETKKVVLEKEALNKKLEAEKIDVTRFNNELSCGATHPVVETMDRIITYFQNLNFAVEEGPLVEDDFHNFEALNLPKYHPARDMQDTFYNKDYTLLRTHTSPVQIRTMLGQDKDTPIRMIAPGTVFRRDFDITHTPMFHQIEALVVDDADKISFANLKHVLVEFLHHMFGDVDVRFRPSFFPFTEPSAEVDISCVFCKGDGCRVCSHTGWLEVLGCGVVDENVFKAVGYENKSGYAFGLGVERFAMLIHNIGDLRSLFESDMRLLGQFR, encoded by the coding sequence GTGAAAGAGTGGATTGAAAAGATAGAAAACGCAGCCTCACTTGAAGAGTTAGAAAACCTTAGAGTAGAAACTCTTGGAAAAAAAGGTGTTTTAACTTCAGAGTTTGCAAAAATGAAGGATATTCCAGGTCCTGAAAAAAAAGCATTTGCACAAAATTTAAATGAGCAAAAAGCATTACTTACAAATGCAATTGAAACTAAAAAAGTAGTTTTAGAAAAAGAAGCATTAAACAAAAAACTAGAAGCTGAAAAAATTGATGTAACTAGATTTAATAATGAACTATCATGTGGTGCAACTCACCCAGTAGTTGAGACAATGGATAGAATCATTACGTATTTCCAGAATTTAAACTTTGCAGTTGAAGAAGGACCATTAGTAGAAGATGACTTCCATAACTTTGAAGCATTAAATTTACCAAAGTATCACCCAGCAAGAGATATGCAAGATACTTTTTATAATAAAGATTACACTCTATTAAGAACACATACTTCTCCAGTTCAAATTAGAACAATGTTAGGTCAAGATAAAGATACGCCAATTAGAATGATTGCTCCAGGAACAGTATTTAGAAGAGACTTTGATATTACTCATACTCCAATGTTCCACCAAATTGAAGCATTAGTAGTTGACGATGCAGATAAAATTTCATTTGCAAACTTAAAACATGTATTGGTTGAATTCTTACATCATATGTTTGGTGATGTAGATGTTAGATTTAGACCATCATTTTTCCCATTCACAGAACCATCAGCAGAAGTAGATATTTCATGTGTATTCTGTAAAGGGGATGGTTGTAGAGTATGTTCACACACAGGGTGGCTTGAGGTATTAGGTTGTGGTGTTGTAGACGAAAATGTATTCAAAGCAGTTGGATACGAAAACAAATCTGGATATGCATTTGGATTAGGTGTTGAGAGATTTGCAATGTTAATTCATAACATTGGAGACTTAAGATCTTTATTTGAAAGCGATATGAGACTATTAGGACAATTTAGATGA
- a CDS encoding 4-hydroxy-3-methylbut-2-enyl diphosphate reductase has translation MKVKLASNYGFCFGVKRAIKIAESYENSSTMGPLIHNQDEINRLKKDFNVGLYQNLKDVSDDDTVIIRTHGIPKDDLKDLKSQNAKVINATCPFVTTPQQIVKKMSAEGYSILIFGDSTHPEVKGVKSYGEDQDDVHVIIETEELDKLKFKHNKIATVAQTTKKKEKYLEIVNTLILKNKEVRVFNTICDATFENQDAARDISEEVDVMVVIGGKNSSNTKQLHSICKENCEDSYLIENDSEINDSWFKNKNLCGITAGASTPDWIIQAVVNKIESID, from the coding sequence ATGAAAGTTAAATTAGCTTCAAATTATGGATTTTGTTTTGGTGTAAAAAGAGCTATTAAAATTGCGGAGTCTTATGAAAATTCTTCAACAATGGGTCCTTTAATTCATAACCAAGATGAAATTAATAGATTAAAAAAAGATTTTAATGTTGGTTTATATCAAAACCTAAAAGATGTAAGTGATGATGATACAGTAATCATTAGAACACATGGTATTCCAAAAGATGATTTAAAAGATTTAAAATCTCAAAATGCAAAAGTAATTAATGCCACATGTCCATTTGTTACAACTCCTCAACAAATTGTTAAGAAAATGTCAGCAGAAGGTTACTCTATTCTAATTTTTGGTGATTCAACACATCCTGAAGTAAAAGGTGTTAAATCCTATGGTGAAGATCAAGATGATGTTCATGTAATTATAGAAACTGAAGAATTAGATAAATTAAAATTTAAACATAATAAAATTGCAACTGTTGCACAAACTACAAAAAAGAAAGAAAAATATTTAGAAATTGTTAATACTTTAATACTTAAAAATAAAGAAGTAAGAGTATTTAATACTATTTGTGATGCTACATTTGAAAATCAAGATGCAGCAAGAGATATTTCAGAAGAAGTAGACGTAATGGTAGTAATTGGAGGGAAAAACTCTTCTAATACAAAACAATTACATTCAATTTGCAAAGAAAATTGTGAAGATTCATATTTAATTGAAAATGACAGTGAGATCAATGATTCATGGTTCAAAAACAAAAACCTGTGTGGAATAACAGCAGGTGCTAGTACTCCAGATTGGATTATCCAAGCAGTAGTAAATAAAATAGAAAGTATCGACTAG
- the pheT gene encoding phenylalanine--tRNA ligase subunit beta, which translates to MIITRSWLQEFLDISKISTDDICKTLNSIGLEVDSVDKVLVAPKVVVGKVLEKEKHPDADKLNICQVDIGSETVQIVCGAKNVDAGQYVPVATVGCNLGGDFKIKKAKLRGAPSNGMICSSTELGLPKLNDGILELDDSIGELILGKELNEYRLINDDIIEIELTANKGDCLSINGVARELSAFYNLPLVEFEKNVNYNEIGIGQVLEVECESNIDSSLIYKAVDFSEFKLPVIQQLRVGAIGKYEEANDIQNALSYATHCNGVILNAYAKDKADCTNDLSVIHIRKDENGFDNVYGKEQLSKICIDHKKINAEDLNFIVEASYINPELIARQVFETKIETGDVYYRSSRGSEPHIKSGIDYFTTLVSKFGALIYKGAETFVDDKEKSILDVNVHKVNSIIGQEVPKLEIERILSSLGFEVKDGGNDILSVKIPLFRHDIKNIADVTEEIVRIIGIDNIVAKPLAIDEVNRINKTSNDFIKKNKLRFKAIENGFFETLTYVFGSREGLEKYNFPVVKEELDLLNPIVKELNTFRTTILLNLVEACSNNFKTGTRSSSFFEIGTIFDANRAESKKISFIQTGAVEQEDVVNSGKPANIDFFTFAKKVLNTVGKFDLEAMKENEITNSFIHPFQNANVIVDGKNIGYIAKLHPAVCEDYDLSDTFVAEIDFEAIANDLIKVNSYSKFQASKKDLSIIAPKALEYKEIKDVIRSINDNNIKQFNLIDIYTDEKLGENESLTIRFVLQNDDKTLEEEDITKSMDNILNALDEKLSIKLR; encoded by the coding sequence ATGATTATTACAAGAAGCTGGTTACAAGAATTTTTAGATATTTCAAAAATATCAACTGATGATATTTGTAAAACACTTAACTCTATTGGTTTAGAAGTTGATAGTGTTGATAAAGTTTTAGTTGCTCCAAAAGTAGTAGTAGGTAAAGTTTTAGAAAAAGAGAAACATCCTGATGCTGATAAATTAAATATTTGTCAAGTTGATATTGGAAGTGAAACTGTACAAATTGTATGTGGTGCAAAAAATGTAGATGCAGGACAATATGTACCAGTTGCAACTGTAGGTTGTAACTTAGGTGGTGATTTTAAAATCAAAAAAGCTAAATTAAGAGGTGCTCCTTCAAACGGGATGATTTGTTCATCTACTGAACTTGGATTACCAAAACTTAATGATGGAATTTTAGAACTTGATGATTCTATTGGAGAATTAATTCTTGGAAAAGAATTAAATGAATATAGATTAATCAATGATGATATTATTGAAATTGAATTAACTGCTAATAAAGGTGATTGTTTAAGTATCAATGGTGTTGCTAGAGAATTATCTGCATTTTATAACTTACCGTTAGTTGAGTTTGAAAAGAATGTTAATTACAATGAAATTGGTATTGGGCAAGTTTTAGAAGTTGAATGTGAAAGTAATATTGATTCATCTTTAATTTATAAAGCAGTAGATTTCTCAGAGTTTAAACTTCCAGTTATTCAACAATTAAGAGTTGGTGCTATTGGTAAATATGAAGAAGCAAATGATATTCAAAATGCATTATCTTATGCTACTCATTGTAATGGTGTTATCTTAAATGCTTATGCAAAAGATAAAGCTGATTGCACAAATGACTTAAGTGTTATTCACATTAGAAAAGATGAAAATGGTTTTGATAATGTATATGGGAAAGAACAATTAAGTAAAATCTGTATTGATCATAAAAAAATTAATGCTGAAGATTTAAACTTTATTGTTGAAGCTTCATACATTAATCCTGAATTAATTGCTAGACAAGTATTTGAAACAAAAATTGAAACAGGAGATGTATATTATAGATCTTCTAGAGGATCAGAACCACATATTAAAAGTGGAATTGATTACTTTACAACATTAGTTTCAAAATTTGGAGCATTAATTTATAAAGGTGCTGAAACTTTTGTAGATGATAAAGAAAAATCTATCTTAGATGTAAATGTTCATAAAGTTAATTCTATTATTGGGCAAGAAGTTCCAAAATTAGAAATTGAAAGAATTTTATCATCTTTAGGATTTGAAGTTAAAGATGGTGGGAATGATATTCTATCAGTAAAAATTCCATTATTTAGACATGATATTAAAAATATTGCAGATGTTACTGAAGAGATTGTAAGAATTATTGGTATTGATAATATTGTTGCAAAACCTTTAGCAATTGATGAAGTAAACAGAATTAATAAAACATCAAATGATTTTATTAAAAAAAATAAATTAAGATTTAAAGCAATTGAAAATGGATTCTTTGAAACATTAACTTATGTATTTGGATCAAGAGAAGGTTTAGAGAAATACAACTTCCCAGTTGTAAAAGAAGAGTTAGACTTATTAAATCCAATTGTTAAAGAGTTAAATACATTTAGAACTACTATTTTATTAAATCTAGTAGAAGCTTGTTCTAACAACTTTAAAACAGGTACAAGATCTTCTTCATTCTTTGAAATTGGTACTATATTTGATGCAAATAGAGCTGAATCTAAAAAGATTTCATTTATTCAAACTGGTGCGGTTGAACAAGAAGATGTAGTAAATTCTGGTAAACCAGCAAATATTGATTTCTTCACGTTTGCAAAAAAAGTTTTAAATACTGTTGGTAAATTTGATTTAGAAGCAATGAAGGAAAATGAAATTACAAATTCATTTATTCACCCTTTCCAAAATGCAAATGTAATTGTAGATGGAAAAAATATTGGATACATTGCCAAATTACATCCAGCTGTTTGTGAAGATTATGATTTATCAGATACATTTGTAGCAGAAATTGATTTTGAAGCAATTGCAAATGATTTAATAAAAGTTAATTCATATTCAAAATTCCAAGCATCTAAAAAAGATTTAAGTATCATTGCTCCAAAAGCATTAGAATACAAAGAAATTAAAGATGTAATTAGATCAATTAATGATAATAATATCAAACAATTTAACTTAATTGATATTTATACAGATGAAAAGTTAGGTGAAAATGAAAGTTTAACAATCAGATTTGTTTTACAAAATGATGATAAAACTTTAGAAGAAGAAGATATAACTAAATCAATGGATAATATTCTAAATGCATTAGATGAAAAATTATCTATTAAATTAAGATAA
- a CDS encoding histidine triad nucleotide-binding protein, with the protein MVTNDCIFCKIVKGDIPNQTVLEDENFLAFNDINPTRKIHVLIIPKEHYDSFDVIPPKIMAGMTEFIQKVASKLKVKESGYRLITNIGNHGGQEVPHLHFHLLAGEYAGRLVGEQRDKQEV; encoded by the coding sequence ATGGTTACAAATGATTGTATTTTTTGTAAGATTGTTAAAGGTGATATTCCTAATCAAACAGTATTAGAGGATGAAAACTTTTTAGCATTTAATGATATAAATCCAACTAGAAAAATTCATGTATTAATTATTCCAAAAGAGCATTATGATTCTTTTGATGTAATTCCTCCAAAAATAATGGCTGGAATGACTGAGTTTATTCAAAAAGTAGCTTCTAAATTAAAAGTTAAAGAAAGTGGTTATAGATTAATTACAAATATTGGGAATCATGGGGGACAAGAAGTACCTCATTTACATTTTCATTTATTAGCTGGAGAATATGCTGGTAGATTAGTGGGTGAACAAAGAGATAAACAAGAAGTATAA